The Citrus sinensis cultivar Valencia sweet orange chromosome 4, DVS_A1.0, whole genome shotgun sequence DNA segment CCTAGACATATCTTCGAGATAATATAAATCACAATGTTCCATTACAGAAACAATATGATAATTGATGAAAATCAACAAACAATCACTAATTCACAAAAGGCTGTTTATGGAGGTTGCAATagtttagttaattaaattatttatcctTTTTGGTAATATTATATGAGGCtgattttgtaatataaatttttatagcTTCCAAATTATACAAATGCCCCTAACAACTTCATTTACAGCTCCATAGTCAATATTGCTCCtctcattttgattttgattcagTGATTTTTAGCATTTTTTTAGTTGTTAAACTTGTTATAATAGAGATGTATGACTATGATTCTAGTTGAGTTTGATTTCTCATGTGTATTGTAATGAAAGAGACGCGATTCTATTTCTGTTTGTTTTGGACCTTTTTGCTTTTGGACACCaaggattaattgatttttactTGCTTAGAAAGAATGAGATTCATAGATttgataatgaatttattatgatttgatTAATACAATACATATTTTAGACTTCTGCATACAGTTGATCTAATTTGAATCATAAAAAGCTGATGATCTAGTAATTTTgtcagtaattttttttttatatttgacacTTTTATTACATATTGATTTCTTACTATAATGCataactaatattttattgcacaatattttgtatttttaatttgaaaaaagagtaatggtaagaaatttgttcattcacatttttttttcattcattagATATTAACATACTTGTAGGTACGATTAACTtctatttctaaaaaaaatttgttttgaatataatttgaaattttggtaaatgttaatgttatttttgtcCAATTGAAAGATATAAATGATTCATTCCCATTGATCATTTCATATTTCAACGAAACATTAGAAATATAATCAACCCTCTTTTTCTTCCCTCTTAGTTCCAATTTTTCAACCATTTATGATCtcaatttaaatgaatttaagaCTTGATGAATGCAGATTATTCATATGCTTTTGAGTATGTTCGAAGGAGTGCTACCATAGGTGATAGTACAATATTCACTCTTGTTCtcacataattatttatttatttattatttttaaaaatttcatatggTTCGATTGAAGTTTTATACAATATTTGTCGCAACGTGCATGAATAAAGTtgataattcaataaataagtTTGTTGGCCATTTTGGTAATTATTCTATCGaacattaatcatttttaaactCATTCAGACTTATAGTAGTTATACATAAATTGTTGTTggaataatttattgaaacaCATGCTTTGTCAAAGTTATTCATTTCACCCTCATGTTTTAAAGCCTATCAAAGCTCTGACTTTTAACTTTCTAAAAATTTCTTCACAACCGCTTACAACCCTTGTGTACGCCTCTCTGCACGACTGAACCATGACTTCCACAACCTAAACATATCTCTGAGATAATATACATCACGACAttctattacaaaaataatataataaaaagaaaattgatgaaaatcaATATACACATTAATTGGTCTATGCCTTATGCTGAATAATATCAccaaaaaatgtgtattctttaataatatataggtCTATATTTTGGTGATCCTAAAATATGAACACTTGAGGTTGGGAAAAATGAACATGTGTAATACATAACATAATTTATCTCAAGGGCAAGGAGACACTATATATTTTTCACTAGAATTTTGTCAGGATTTTAGATCACAAAATTCGTCTAACATATTGTAATGCACAAACAGTTACGCAAGAAGTGAAGATAAGTCAGCTTATCTTTGGAGGATTAATGAAGGAAAATTATGTCATAGCTTTCTTGGTATGTAGTTGGCTTGAGCTGCttattcttctattttttatgattgtgagctgtaaaattttcttattaattccATATTTGCGTTCttctagaataaaaaataataacacattatttcatttgaacTCTTGTTATTTCTCTTCAAGTCAATTGATTGGAGTTTCTGATTTGGCTTTTAGTAAAGATGGATCTCTATTTACTCATAGTGGGTTTGACGGGTGTGTCTTCTACTGGGActctgtaattttttaattgaaaaggaaaagttGACTTATTAATGGGGACATTGAGGTTAAactatttgatttcttttttaatgatcaatttattctctctttttttttaacactaatcacTATACATATGACTTTCTCTCAGTGTTAAGTTGGCACTCAAAAAGCCATGTAATATTAGGTGGTTCAAGAGATTGTCAGGCTTACACATACGAAACTGCTAGAGAGgtttttaacaattttgtaaGTTATAGCGGTAGAATGACCTGTGGTGATTTTACTCTTGATGGTATTCAtaagtctaattttttttctctttttttgggCTTCAACaatatttgtttcatttatatattttgtaactTTATATTGACTGTTGTTTGTTTAAGGTAACGCAATTTATACCGATTccattgtaaaaataatacaatacaaagACAACTGATGAAAATCaagaaacaattaataattcacaaaataaatcaataacatATTCACTGATATCTAAAACTCCATTGTTTATGCTGAATAAGATCacccaaaaaatatatattctttaaaGATACATAGGTTTACATTTTAGTAATCCTAAAAGATGAACACCTAAAGTGAACCtgtgttaaaagaaaaaaaaacaataatgatttatGATATGAACagatataaaactaaaaaaaaaacgtgtACAAACTcattaaaagttattttacaattgGTCTACAAATATGCAACacacaaaaatagaaaatcaagaattactaaaaaaatgataaactcAACAAACAATTGGGTTAGTGAggtaaacattttctttggaTCTTTATGCAAAATAAGTATAATAAGGCTCATTACTTTTAAAGATATAAGCTTCCTCACTTCTTTGAAAGTCTCTGGCGGTCGAgaaatgtttttgttgttttccaTTAAAATGTTTCTCTACCACTCAGAATCATTATTGCCTTCATAAGGATGTTGGCCACCAGAAATGTAGTAAAATTGAGCACAAAAATTCACCATAAGtctttaaaatgcaaatttcaaaaattcatagAAGGGTTAAATTTCTGGAtctagaataaaaattatggagtattaaatatcagttattttgtttattgatttaatttatgaattagtgatatatgtttattttcatcaattatcTTTGTATTACAGAGTTTCTGTGATGAAACATTGCGATTATACTGTTTTTGAGATATGTTTAAGATATGGGAGTCGTGGGTCAACCATGCGGAAAGACACACATGAGAGGCGTAGAGCGGTTGTGAAGCTATTTTCAGAACATGATAATGAAGTGAGAGTGCTAGctcttcaaaatttgaaacaaataaattctGATTATGTTGTTCGCTATTTTAAAACAGAAAGAATGGATGAGAGTTTGATGGTTTTCATGGAGCATCGCAGTGGAAGCGTTGTGGATTACTtaacttttaagaaaaatCCTAACATGTTCAAGAAGTTTGCTCACTATGACTTCTCAACTGAATCAAAAAGGCTGATAAAGTaattataatctaatttttccttttgtcttttcttctCAGAGTTGTTAcaagattgtaattttaataaattaatcaccaACTGGCATGGCTGTCTAGGGATATGATTAAGGGGTTGTATGTGCTACATGGTCAGAATTGTGTACATGGCGATATTAGGCCGAATAATATCCTAATTGCGCATAGAGAAAGTCATCGTGCAAAAGTTGATAAGTGTATAACTTCTTTTGGAGTTGGTAAGTAATCTGTATTTTTAGAGTTTCTTGTGTATAAAAACGTTATGTTTCagcttattttttatttttattttttttaggcaCACAAGGTTGGCGATCGTCTGAATTCAATCCGGGACCAATAAGGGCAGCTGAAGATATTTTCAGTCTGAGGTTGGTAATTTTTTACTACATTTCTGGTGGCCAACATCCCTATGCAGGCAACGATGATTATGAGCATGAGAGAAACATTTTGATagacaacaacaaaaatatttttctaccAGAAGAGGCTTCAAAAGAAGTAACGGATCTCATGACTCCTCAAGCAAGCAACCTCATTGAGGTTATATTATGCAGAGatccaagaaaaatgtttACTTTCACTGTTTGtttagtttataatttttttttgggtaattttggatttcttatttctgtttgttttatatttgcaGGCCAACTACAAAAGCTCTTTTGAAACATCCTTTTTTTTGTCAACCAAGAAGGCTATGGAATGGACTTTGTTCAAACCCTGAGCAACATACTTTTTACTAGTCAAGTAAAATATCAAGTGGATGCAAAAATATATCTGATTCAAACGTTACTTGATTTGAGTAAATTGCATGGCGAATTGCTGGACGACATTTGGCATATATCTAACAATAATCCTCCAAGAACCAGGCACTTGTTGTTGGAGATCGACAACACAGCTGATCACTTGTACAACTATCGCCCTAGCCTTTTTGGTATATTTGAGGAAAGAGTGTGTGATTACTACTTTACGAAGCTACTGCGTCTCCTAACTGAACTGTATTGGGTGGTTTGGGCTGATAAAGACACGAGAGAGCAATAACATATTCACTAGTATTTAAAACTCCATTGTTTGTGCTGAATAAGATTACCCAAATACATGTATTCTTTAACGATATTTAGGTTTACATTTTAGTGATCCTAAAAGATGAACACCTGAAGTGAACAtgtgttaaaagaaaaaaaaataataacgaTATATGATCTGAAAAGatataaaactaaaacaaacaaatgtgACAAACTcattaaaagttattttacaGTTGGTCTACAAATATACAACacacaaaaatagaaaatcaagaattactaaaaaaaatgataaactcAACAAACAATTGGGTTAGTGAgataaacattttctttggaTCTTTATGCAAAATAAGCATAACAAGGCTCATTACTTTTAAAGATATAAGCTTCCTCACTTCTTTGAAAGTCTCTGGCGATAGAgaaatgtttttgttgttttcccTTAAAATGTTTCTCTACCACTCAGAATCATTATTGCCTTACTAAGAATGTTGGCCACCAGAGATGTAGTAAAATTGAACACAAAAATTCAccataagtttttaaaatgcGAATACAAAAATTCGTAAAAGGGTTAAATTTCTGGAtctagaataaaaattatggagtattaaatatcagttattttgtttattgatttattttgtgaattagtgatatatgtttattttcgTCAATTATCTTTGTATTATAGAATTTCTGTGATGAAACATTGTGATTATACTGTTTTTGAAATATGTTTGAGATATGAGAGTTGTGGCTCAACCATGCAGAAAGGCACACATGATGGGTGTAGAGCGGCTGTGAAGCTATTTCCAGAACATGATAATGAAGTGAGAGTGCTAGctcttcaaaatttgaaacaaataaattctGATTATGTTGTTCGCTATTTTAAAACAGAAAGAATGGATGAGAGTTTGATGGTTTTCATGGAGCATCGCAGTGGAAGCGTTGTGGATTACTtaacttttaagaaaaatCCTAACACGTTCAAGAAGTTTGCTCACTGTGACTTCTCAATTGAATCAAAAAGGCTGATAAAGTaattataatctaatttttccTGTCGTCTTTTCTTCTCAGAGTTGTTAcaagattgtaattttaataaattaatcaccaACTGGCATGGCTGTCTAGGGATATGATTAAGGGGTTGTAGGTGCTACATGGTCAGAATTGTGTACATGGCGATATTAGGCCGAATAATATCCTAATTGCGCATAAAGAAAGACAACGTGCAAAAGTTGATAAGTGTATAACTTCTTTTGGAGTTGGtaagtaatatgtatttttagaGTTTCTTGGGTATAAAAACGTTATGTTTCagcttattttttattcttttttttaggcACACAAGGTTGGCAATTGCCTGAATTCAATCCGGGACCAATAAAGGCAGCTGAAGATATTTTTAGTCTGAGGTTGGTAATTTTTTACTACATTTCTGGTGGCCAACATCCTTATGCAGGCAACGATGATTATGAGCATGAGAGAAACATTTTGACagacaataacaaaaatatttttctgccAGAAGAGACTTCAAAAGAAGTAAGTGATCTCATGACCCCAGAAGCAAGGAACCTCATTGAGGTTATGTTATGCAGAGATCCAAGGAAAATGTTTACTTTCACTGTTTGtttagtttataatttttttttgggtaattttggatttcttatttctgtttgttttatatttgtagGCCAACTACAAAAGCtcttttgaaacatcttttttttttgtcatccAAGAAGGCTATGGAATGGACTTTGTTCAAACCCTGAGCAACATGCTTTTTACTAGTCAAGTGAAATATCAAGTGGAGGCAAAAATAGATCTGATTCAAACGTTACTTGATTTGAGTAAATTGCATGGCGAATGGCTGGACGACATTTGGCATATATCTACCGCGTCTCCTAACTGAACTGTATGGGGTGTTTGGGCTGATAAAGACATAAGAGAGCAATAACATATTCACTAGTATTTAAAACTCCATTGTTTGTGCTGAATAAGATTACCGAGAGACATGTATTCTTTAACGATATATAGGTTTACATTTTAGTGATCCTAAAAGATTAAAACCTGAAGTGAACCtgtgttaaaagaaaaaaacaagaacGATATATCATCTGAAAAGatataaaactaaaacaaacaaatgtgACAAACTcattaaaagttattttacaGTTGGTCTACAAATATACAACacacaaaaatagaaaatcaagaattactaaaaaaaatgataaactcAACAAACAATTGGGTTAGTGAggtaaacattttctttggaTCTTTATGCAAAATAAGCATAACAAGGCTCATTACTTTTAAAGATATAAGCTTTCTCACTTCTTTGAAAGTCTCTGGCGATAGAgaaatgtttttgttgttttcccTTAAAATGTTTCTCTACCACTCAGAATCATTATTGCCTTCATAAGGATGTTGGCCACCAGAAATGTAGTAAAATTGAGCACAAAAATTCACTATAAGTCTTTAAAATGCGaatacaaaaatacaaaattcgTGAAAAGGTCAAATTTCTTGAtctataatgaaaaattattttactataaaaaaaattaagattaaagaataataataatcaaaattaattgcaAATATCTCTTACTACTGTTATTGGGTCCggattaaattcaattgattgcCAAACACATGTGCTTacaataaagaacaaaaagtaaGAGCTAACACGTAATGTATTTATAACTAAGAAACTCTAATAGTACAAATTACTTTACCATCTCCAAAAAAAGTTATACTCATGTCAATTTTTAGACGCCACCTTTCTCTATGTGCAATTAGTACATTATTGCATATGAGGTCATCATTTACACATTTTTCATCAGTTATTACATAAATCCCCTCGATTATATCCTACAAAGCGATGCCAAttgacaattaatttatttaaaggtGCAATTTTGCAACaactctaaaaagaaaaattagattatacttattttattagtcTTTTTGATTCAACAGAGAAATCACAATCTTTAAACTCCTTGAACAACATGGACAACTTCGGTTTGTTTGGATTTTTCTTAAAAGCTAAATAATTTACAAGGTTGTCAATGCAATGCTCCATTAACACCAACAAACTCACTTTTTCTACCAGAACCACACGTGAAAGTTCCCCTACAAGTGGCTCGTCTGTGATAACTTGTTTGGATTTGCGTGAACTAGCGGACtccatttctttatttttatactaaaGTAACGAATAATGTAGTTAgggttttttttatataaagtaAAGATTTTGCACGTTTCAGTGGATTATTTTTTCGAAAAATTTCTTCACAACTACTTACAACTCTCTTGTACGCCGCTCTGCACAACTGATCTACGACTACCATAACACAAACATATCTTCAAGATAATATACATCATGATGTTCAATTatagaaacataataatacaaagataattgatgaaaattaataaacaatcactaattcacaaaataaataaatatacacattAGTTGGTCTATGCTTTATGTTGAATAAGATCACCTATAAACATGTACTCTTTAGTAATATgggaaatttacgaaaataaccattaatattttattattttcgcAATTAATcctctcaacttttttctatcaacattagccaaacacaagcctttcttcccaaattacccttctttacagAACAAAACCAACATTGTTTCTCCCATATCGCCAAACCAAAAGCAGCTTTTCACTCTTGAATCATCAGCCAACGGCGACCGCAAAAGACAACGATAAAAGTGATATCCGATCATAATCTATCCAGATCCAACACAAATCGACATCACTTAGTggtatgaattattttctgaacttaCTGAACTGAGTCGGGTGACAGGTTGCCTGTCGCACCCACCTGGAGATTCATTAAaactgtattattttaatatgactcaaataaattttttttataatttcaggcttaatggattcagttgTACTTGAATTGTGTTACGATGGTTGGTGGGAGACATTAGAGAATGGCCGTATGGAGTACGTGAATAGTAAAAATCGAGCTTTTTTGGTTGGAAAAAATTATCTGTTTGATCAGTTATTGGCAAGAGTATACGAGGTGTTACAAATAAACCCTAATGACTATAGTATCACAATGAAGACAACATTGAGGTCTAGTAACACATTATATCGTATATGTGCAATGCCCATGGATATATGTGACGATGAAATGGTGAGGGTTGTGTTGCATATGGCATCTGACGTAGTTAATTTTGGATGCATTCCTATATTCGTGACCACATCACCTTGAGTTCCGAGCGAAGGTATTGAGCCACATGTCGATACAGAAACTTCGTTTAGAGCAAATATGTCTAGCCCCGATAATGATGAAGAGGTGTTGCCAAGGACAATATCGCTGCAGCAATATTACTCTCCAATCCACGACAATTATGACAACGATGATGATAATGGCGTTACGTTACAGGATGTTGGAGCAACGGTATTTTCAATAACGTCGTTGGAGCAACGATATTCTCCGTATTACAACAATGATTTTCGGgcaatgatgattttcataaTGAGACAGAGGGGGATAATGTTTGTGCAGAACCTTCTAATAATACGAGGCGAGGCACTCGTTTCaataatgatggtgatgatggagGAGTCGGTCCTTCGAATGTTCCGTCGTTTCAACATGAGGATGAGTGTGAAGACAATACTCCTGTGAATAACAGAGGCAATAGACCTATTCCTTCTATGGTTCGATCGAGAAAGAGAATTGACCCCCTTATAAGTCTTGCTCCAACTTTGCCTTCGAACATGGTTGCTCCAAGCTTTGTTAGCAGTTGTGACTCAGATGATATCAGCGTGGGTAAGCTATTTGCTGAGAAAAATGAGCTTATATTACAACTATGCAAGGTGGCCTTTAGagataagtttgatttcaagattgcacgGTCTACTACGACACGTTTCGAGGCTCACTGTTGTTCAGAATCATGTAAATGGCGTATTCGAGCAACTAGAAGTTCGAACGAGCAAAATGTTCCTTGGGTGGTGAAGAGAATTGATAATGTACACACTTGTCATAATGAGGTATTGGTTGATGGACGTCATCAAGTAAGGAGCCGGGTTGTCGGTCATATTATcgcagaaaaatatattcaagataAGAGGATTTATACTCCCAATGACATAAGAGCAGATATGCAACAAGAATACAATGTTCAGTTAACATACCAGCAGGCATATAGGGCGAGAGAAGTTGGTCTTGAAATAGTTCGCGGCAACCCTGCAGAGTCATACAACTTGCTCCCTAAATATTCTCACGTACTAACTACAACGAATGAGGGTACAATCACTCACCTCGAGCAGGATGGAGATGGTAATTTCTTGTACTATTTTGTAGCACTCAGATATTCCATCAAGGGGTTTATGCAGTACATTCGGTCTGTCATTGCTGTAGATGGTACTCATCTGAAGGGACTATATCGTGGAAGCATGTTCGTGACAACATGTCTTGATGGTAACAATCAATTGTATCCGTTAGCCATTGGGATCATGGATTCAGAAAACAATGATGCTTGGGAATGGTTTATGATGAAGTTACACGCAGTGATTGGTGATAGACCTGAGTTGGTAATTATCCCTGATCGATGCACTGCCATAAGGAGAGCCGTTCTTAAAGTATTTCACAATGCAACtcatggcgtttgtttttactACGTCAAAGGTAACATTAAGTCACAATTTAGAATGTCCAAAGCTCTTTGGGATAAATTTGAGCCTGCCTTTATTAATGCAGCAAAAGCATATGGCCACGAGGAATTTAAGAGACAACTTAAAGGGTTGTGGATGATCCACTCGGGTGCGGCTGATTACCTAGAAAATAATGTCGGTACGTGTAATTGGGCAAGGTCTCAGTTTGAAGGTAGGAGGTATAACATTCTTACCACCAACATCGCAGAGAGTGTTAATGCTTTCATGAGGGAACcttaaaaatttcatgttactcatcttgttgatcacttTAGGAAAACATTGCagcaatggttttatgatagaaaaattgtgGCTGAATCAATGACTACTCGGCTAACAACATGAGCGAATGAAATAGTCACTGAGAGGAGAACTATAGCTGAAAGAATGATAGTTCGGCCGGTGTCTCCGCATCACTTTCAAGTTATAGGCGGTGGGCTTAAGGAAGGGTTGGTTGACTTGCAAAAGAGAACTTGCTCCTGCAGAGTGTTTCAGCTTGATCAGCTTGTGTGTGCTCATGCAATTGCGGCGTGTCTAACACACCGGgtggattttattaacttttgctCGGACTTTTACACTACAGAATTGTTGGCGATAGCTTATGCACAACCAGTGGAGTCAGTTGGTGATGTGGCTGATTGGGAAGTTCTAGATGAAATTCAGGAGATGCAAGTATACCCACCAGTTGAGGCACCACCACCTGGCCGTCGTAAAGAGCTCAGAATACCCTCGGCTGGCAAGGACATTGACCGGCGGACTGTAAGATGCGGCCGGTGTCATGAACTAGGCCATAATCGT contains these protein-coding regions:
- the LOC107177997 gene encoding serine/threonine-protein kinase/endoribonuclease IRE1-like translates to MRKDTHERRRAVVKLFSEHDNEVRVLALQNLKQINSDYVVRYFKTERMDESLMVFMEHRSGSVVDYLTFKKNPNMFKKFAHYDFSTESKRLIKDMIKGLYVLHGQNCVHGDIRPNNILIAHRESHRAKVDKCITSFGVGTQGWRSSEFNPGPIRAAEDIFSLRLVIFYYISGGQHPYAGNDDYEHERNILIDNNKNIFLPEEASKEVTDLMTPQASNLIEANYKSSFETSFFLSTKKAMEWTLFKP
- the LOC127901762 gene encoding uncharacterized protein LOC127901762, with translation MIVRPVSPHHFQVIGGGLKEGLVDLQKRTCSCRVFQLDQLVCAHAIAACLTHRVDFINFCSDFYTTELLAIAYAQPVESVGDVADWEVLDEIQEMQVYPPVEAPPPGRRKELRIPSAGKDIDRRTVRCGRCHELGHNRKRCKNLIASTRS